tcactttatcctcctttaatctgtttcatccaggattcagccaggaacgaacgcgtgcgtttcgcctaatgtgcgttcgatcctggctaaaacagggattaaaggaggataaagcgaccatgcgttttcgcctccCGATACTTTCTTTTAGGGTGATTTCTTAGGGTGTGTCCTTTTTTGCAAAATAGCAAGAatttcagcatttaaaaaaaaaaacttgtttcccccctccagaCTCTCCAGCAAGTGTATTTTAATAACCAGacagaaaataacaaaatagcTGCAAAGGATGTGTAATGAGGTGCATGGAACTGAGCTTTTATAGTTGAAGAGAGCAGTCGAAAATCAAGAAAAGGATATGCTCATGTTGGAGAGAATTGAGGATATAGCTGCACTGCTCTTGCTGCTTTTGCCATGAGGCTTCCCAGTGCAATAAGGCAGGCTTGTTTCTCAACAGCCCAGCAGCCAGTCTCTTCAGCCAGGGGAGCTGCTGCCCAGGAATCAGTAAACATGTCCCTTTTGGGGTTCCTGGCCATGGTCCACAGTTCAAAAAGAGACTCTTTAGACATGTGTCTGGGCTTTTACACAACATCACAGCTTCTCAACAGCACAGCAGCCTATCTCTTCAGCCAGGGGAACTACTGCCCTGAAATGAGTAAATGTGTCCCTTTTGAGAATCCTTTTGGGAATCCTGTCCCTTTTGGGAacccttgggggggggaagcctctttAGACATTTCCCTGGgcttttacacacatacacacagagacagacagagcTGGTGTATGGAATAATTGGTTGCTAGGAGTTTGAAGATTACAGCAGGGCACGTTATTTCCCCATGTCCAATTTTACAAGATTCATTTGGTGTGCATGtagtccaattagggttgccagcctccacatactagctggagatctcctgctattgcaactgatctccagccgatagtgatcagttcacctggaggaaatggctgcgttggcaattggacttgatggccgtCCCCtcaccaatccccaccctcctcaggctccgctccaaaaatctccaggtatttcccaacccagagctggcaactctaagtccaGTACACACTGGTTATTAAAAGTCCCCAAATGGGACAAACTCTGAAATATGACATTGCCCTCACAACAGCGGCGATGGTTGCAGCAGAATGCAAGACAAGCCATATAGCTAAAGGAATGCATTAAGGTGGCAGtcacaccccccccacacacacacacaccccacacacaaggAAGTCCCCACGCACAGCCTCCAGCTGGGGAGAAGTAATTTTTAGTGGCAGCCAGGAACACACCTATCCTTGCTGAGTACAACATATATTTTTAGAATCTACAGGGAGACCAAGGGAAATAATATGTGCAAAGTTGGTTAATGGCAGGGTTAACTACATTTATGAATCTCTCCCACTGGAAGCAATAGGACTTTATGTCCTTCATTTTGGCTGGACTGTTCCCCAGAGTTGTGAAGGATCATGAGTGAAAAGGTGACAATGCCATTTCAAAATACATTTCATTGgaactttttttctttaatgggCAGTTAATATTTTGAAAGTGGTTGCATTGCTCCAGCAAGTAACCTCATTTTCCCCCCTAGCGACCTTAGAGGAAATGCATTCAGCTGTGACTGCAAGTTGAAATGGCTAGTGGAATGGGTGAGCAGAACAAACACGACAGTAGAAGATGTTTATTGTGAAAGCCCGCCTGAGCACAAAAAGCGTAAAATCAACAATCTATCTCCAAATGAATTTGATTGCATTATTACAAGTAAGCCTTTGAAGTGCTTCTTTTTCATTGCTTTAATAACTGTAGCATATTTTCAGATATAACCCCCACATTTGCAAGCTGCCTGGGAAAAGAATGTTTAGTCATGTCAGCCTTTTCGCAATATTATTTCACGGTTGCATGCATTCATTCGTTTCCTTGAATGCTTTACGGTTTTCAGTCTGCACAATGTAAAACTTTAGTGGTCAAAAGTGAGTAATTTGTTTGTACCCTGGTGGTTGGAGGAGACGGCCCTTTGCTTCTGATTTTTGCAGTATCAAGTGTAGAAACTTGCACATCTTTAACTTCATCTTTTACCATCAATCGCCTTTTACTGTGCTATAATCATGACATGAACTAACATCATTCTGTTTCAAAGACTGTGGCGGAAGCAGattcagctgggcaagggggtggcttcttaaatacctagctggagGAGCGAGTGCAAAAGCTCATGCCTGAGCCTGCCTGCTCCTATTGACCAAGGGCCAGATTGGTCATTTGCAATGCAGGGCGGGCtaggaaggtatgcagcagggcgGGAAAAGTTCCCGCTGGAGTTACAGAAGCTACAGCTGCTTCTCCAGTTTCCATTTCAACAGCCATGATGTGGCAGCATGCAGGCTGCCCAGCTGAGACCTTACCACAAcagacaagcccctgaaccttgtgccagctccccacccctccccagcataTGCTGGAAACTGGGCCTGTAGATAATTCTGTGCCTTGCTGTCTCGGAACTAGTTATGCAACCAGGCTGCACAAACCTGCTACTTGCTTCTAAGCAAAAGGTTTGACATCTTTTAACCACTGACTAATCCACCAGAAAAAATATGCATTTTAGAAAGCCGTTCTTGTCTTGTTGTGAATATGTGAGATGTTAACATAACTTCGTATAAAAGGGTACGAATGTCATCTTTTAATATGCACTTTTCCAGAATTTGTTGTTTTTCGAAAGCTGCCATATCAGTCTCTGTCAGTGGAGGCCTTCTCATACATGGATGATGAATATGTGGTTATCGCGCAGCCTTTTACAGGAAAATGCATCTTTCTTCAGTGGGATCATGTGGAAGGGACGTTTAGGAATTTTGACAACATTACAGGTATGAACAAAATCATCCTCATAAGAATCATGCTACCTGTCTAATATCCGCGTGCTGATGCCCTGTTTTTATCTTTCTTTatgcagggacttcagtggttgTCTGCAAGCCTGTGATTTTTGAGAATCACCTGTACATCATCGTTGCCCAGCTGTTTGGCGGTTCCCATATATACAAAAGAGACATCCACACCAATAAGTTTATAAAAATTCAAGATATTGAGATTCTCAAAATCAGAAAGCCGAATGACATCGAAACGTTCACCGTTGCAAAAGATCAGTACTTCATCATCGCAGACAGTTCCAAAGCTGGCATCACCACTGTGTACAAATGGAATGGAAATGGGTTTTATTCCGATCAGTCTTTGCACGAGTGGTACAGAGATACAGATGTGGAGTACCTGGAAATCATGGGCAAGCCTCACTTGATCTTATCAAGTAGCTCTCAGCACCCTGTCATATATCAGTGGAACAAGGGATCAGGCAAGTTTGCAGAACCGACAGCTATACCAGACATGGAGGATGTTTATGCTGTAAAGCACTTCACGGTAAAAGAGGATATCTATGTATGTTTAACCAGATTCATTGGCGATTCCAAAGTAATGAAGTGGGGAGGCTCAAAATTTCTGGATTTACAAAGGCTGCCATCGCGAGGGTCGATGGTATTCCAGCCACTTCAGATAAAGAATTATCAATATGCTATCCTTGGAAGTGATTATTCTTTTACTCAGGTTTATTACTGGGAGGCAGGAAAGGCCAAATTTGTGAAGTTTCAAGAATTAAACATACAGGCGCCAAGATCTTTCACACATGTGTTTGTTGATAAACAAGATTTTCTCTTTGCTTCAAGCTTTAAAGGGAATACAGTGATTTATAAACATATTATAGTCGACCTAAGTGCGTGACTCACATGCAAAGGGCAGAATCTGTTGCAAGACTTCCTTGTGGTAACATGGATCTAAGGAACTAACTGCATGATGATGATTCTCTTTACTTCCAATCTGCGAATGCCTTTAACGGTCAAGATTACTAAAATAAAGTACTACGAGTAACTTCATCCTTAAATGTCAAGTCTAGTGCTGTTGGGAACttgcatttttaaagaaagacaAATTCAATTGTTAACTATCCTTTGCAACCACTGTGTAAAAAGATACTGAAACTGCATCTCTTTTAGGTGGGGAAGCAAACAACAAGATGTAATTTTCCATTATTCACCTATTTGAAAACAACTGCCAaataaaatgtttacattttCTTTCATATTCCATATAGTGTTATTTTTCAATGACCATTTTTATTTGCATATACTGCTCTTCCAATCCAGTACCTTCTTGTTGGCAATGGGGCCAAACACCCTGTGCCACTAAAGAGGAACACTATACATTTTAATTCCCCTATGCGCACAGTGCATTTTTCCCACTCAAAAGTCCTGTCCTCCTGCTACATATGATGAGAATACGATACAGAATTACACTGTTTATATATCTTTATCCCATTGTAAAGGATAAAGATTACAAGTCCAAGTAGGGGGGGAAAAGACTTGCCCGATACCTGGTGGTTTTCTTCcccttctaggtagggttgccagtctccaggtggtggctggagatctcccagtattacacctggtctccaggttacagcgatcagttcccctggggaataCAGCTGctctgaaaggtggactctgtggtattataccctgctgaggtctcgccactccccaaaccccgctctccccagccccccccccaaatctctcagtatttctcaacccagagctggcaaccctaattccaggacTTAAAGCTTCTGGGGAAGCATTTTTGATCAGGGAAACAGTAGGGAAGAGTTAAACCCCCTTTACCAGTGCCCCAGAACTAATCTGTACTTATGTATGTCTACTTTTGAGGGGCAAATGACATGCGTTGAGTTCCAGTTTGGCCTTAGAGTGTCCCAAATGTCtggcatttttagggttgccaggccaggctGTACAACCAGTGGGAGACAAGAGGGACAGAGACATGGGATGGCTGTCAgtgacagcatgatgtcacttccaggaaaccctggaggtgatgtcacacctctctaagaAACACCAGAAGTTCTATGGTAAACGCATAATGTtctcagtgattcctagagaggactgatgtcacttccaggggaaaatgCACTTAGGTCAACACTGTGGTTTTACAatagagtttctgacaattctGAGAGAGAAGTGACATCGCTTCCAGGTtcccctggaagtagggttgccaggtcccactttgccaccagcaggaggtttttgggtggcgcctgaggaggacagggtttggggaggggaaggacttcaatgccatagagtccaattgccaaagcagccattttctccaggtgaactgatctctatcggctggagatcagttgtaatagcaggagatctccagttagtacctggaggttggcaaccctacctagaaatAACATCACACCATAGGCCCAACAGCCAtttgtattatattttattatatactAACAACCCTAGAAGTGCTTATATTGTTACAGTATTTTATCTGTACTTTTCTAGTTACCAAACACATGCCACTCTAACTACGTGAACCTTTGGGTACAACCTAGCAGGAATTTCTTCTGTCCTGACAAAAGTCCATAGAAATGAGGAAGGGC
This window of the Euleptes europaea isolate rEulEur1 chromosome 5, rEulEur1.hap1, whole genome shotgun sequence genome carries:
- the LGI1 gene encoding leucine-rich glioma-inactivated protein 1 isoform X3, which encodes MGLPHLEYLFIENNNIKSLSNTSFRGLKSLIHLSLANNNLQTLPKDIFKGLDSLTNVDLRGNAFSCDCKLKWLVEWVSRTNTTVEDVYCESPPEHKKRKINNLSPNEFDCIITKFVVFRKLPYQSLSVEAFSYMDDEYVVIAQPFTGKCIFLQWDHVEGTFRNFDNITGTSVVVCKPVIFENHLYIIVAQLFGGSHIYKRDIHTNKFIKIQDIEILKIRKPNDIETFTVAKDQYFIIADSSKAGITTVYKWNGNGFYSDQSLHEWYRDTDVEYLEIMGKPHLILSSSSQHPVIYQWNKGSGKFAEPTAIPDMEDVYAVKHFTVKEDIYVCLTRFIGDSKVMKWGGSKFLDLQRLPSRGSMVFQPLQIKNYQYAILGSDYSFTQVYYWEAGKAKFVKFQELNIQAPRSFTHVFVDKQDFLFASSFKGNTVIYKHIIVDLSA
- the LGI1 gene encoding leucine-rich glioma-inactivated protein 1 isoform X2, translated to MGNACNPLRRISFLCLLSVLMLTEGSKPGKTTCPASCTCSKDNALCENAKSIPRNVPPDVTSLSFVRSAFTKIQERSFVLSPSLQLLLFTANNFDVISGDAFMGLPHLEYLFIENNNIKSLSNTSFRGLKSLIHLDLRGNAFSCDCKLKWLVEWVSRTNTTVEDVYCESPPEHKKRKINNLSPNEFDCIITKFVVFRKLPYQSLSVEAFSYMDDEYVVIAQPFTGKCIFLQWDHVEGTFRNFDNITGTSVVVCKPVIFENHLYIIVAQLFGGSHIYKRDIHTNKFIKIQDIEILKIRKPNDIETFTVAKDQYFIIADSSKAGITTVYKWNGNGFYSDQSLHEWYRDTDVEYLEIMGKPHLILSSSSQHPVIYQWNKGSGKFAEPTAIPDMEDVYAVKHFTVKEDIYVCLTRFIGDSKVMKWGGSKFLDLQRLPSRGSMVFQPLQIKNYQYAILGSDYSFTQVYYWEAGKAKFVKFQELNIQAPRSFTHVFVDKQDFLFASSFKGNTVIYKHIIVDLSA
- the LGI1 gene encoding leucine-rich glioma-inactivated protein 1 isoform X1; its protein translation is MGNACNPLRRISFLCLLSVLMLTEGSKPGKTTCPASCTCSKDNALCENAKSIPRNVPPDVTSLSFVRSAFTKIQERSFVLSPSLQLLLFTANNFDVISGDAFMGLPHLEYLFIENNNIKSLSNTSFRGLKSLIHLSLANNNLQTLPKDIFKGLDSLTNVDLRGNAFSCDCKLKWLVEWVSRTNTTVEDVYCESPPEHKKRKINNLSPNEFDCIITKFVVFRKLPYQSLSVEAFSYMDDEYVVIAQPFTGKCIFLQWDHVEGTFRNFDNITGTSVVVCKPVIFENHLYIIVAQLFGGSHIYKRDIHTNKFIKIQDIEILKIRKPNDIETFTVAKDQYFIIADSSKAGITTVYKWNGNGFYSDQSLHEWYRDTDVEYLEIMGKPHLILSSSSQHPVIYQWNKGSGKFAEPTAIPDMEDVYAVKHFTVKEDIYVCLTRFIGDSKVMKWGGSKFLDLQRLPSRGSMVFQPLQIKNYQYAILGSDYSFTQVYYWEAGKAKFVKFQELNIQAPRSFTHVFVDKQDFLFASSFKGNTVIYKHIIVDLSA